The Brachypodium distachyon strain Bd21 chromosome 4, Brachypodium_distachyon_v3.0, whole genome shotgun sequence nucleotide sequence CAGAATCATGTCTGTTCTTTTTAATTCAAACTATAATCTGCAGCAAATATAACAGAACacattttgcatatttttaatttataCCTCAATTCCATGGCGTAGAAATTCACGTGCTAAAGGAAGCATTCCAAGGACCACGTCAGCACCCGAGTTATCGACAGAAATAAGTGCTCTTTTGTATGGCTTGTCCTTCTTAAGCATTCTCTTTTTGAACATATCGAAGTCGTCAATCTGAAACAAAAGATGACAGTATAAATACAATTACAAAATATCTGGTCTTGTACTAACATGATTCATAAGATATAATTTGGATAACACTCTTGGATCACAACAACATTCAAATTTCAGACTTGAAATACTTGCCCGCCATGGACGTTGCATCTTCTTGCGGCTCATGCGATAAATTTCTATTATAGTTCCTTGGTGATATAGATCAACACAAGCTTTAGACCCCCAATCAAAGATGTTTGCAGCAAGGACACCCTCAATTAGTGCAAGCAATCTAGCTTCCTGAAAACATCAAGCAAAAATGTAAAACTCAGATGAATATGTCTAGAGTTCAAGCTGAGTTAGATTACTGGACTACTGGTCAGCGGCAGGCGATCAAGAAAGCATGCGgcccaaaaataaataaacaaaaaaactgtTTACTGTAATAATGGCAGGTGGGGCTACACCAGATATTCTTAGGTTTTTATCTATATGCTCTGCCTATGAACAAAGAAGGGATAAAGCAGAGTAATCTACACCATCACATAAAACCAAGTACTCAGACGACTTATGTTGAGTGCCAACTTAATCAGGAAGATAGACCTTCTCTCTCGTACCTCATTCATACTATCAAGTTCCATGAGTAGATCAGGTAAAACAGCCAGTGAAGCTTCGTTTTCCCTTCATGCAGAAAACATCAAACGATTTAAAAAGCCAGAGTAGAGAATACTTGACAACCATCAAGGGTGAGCATGCACGAGAGTATAAACTAACCTTTGCTTGATACTAACATATGCatcaaaaaattgaaattctCTCAAACATTCTTCTCTCAACTCCAATAGGTTGGCTAAACCGAACTTCCCATAAGCGGCAGGCTCCTCCATCAACCTAAACTTAGACACAAAAGTAAGGAAACAAAGTGATAGCGTGCAATACAGTTTACAATTAGGGTTGTTTGGTTGAAGCCTAAGAATACACAAGTATGTCAAACCTTTTAGGCAAAGTTGTGGCCAAAAAAAATGGAGCCTCAAGTGTGGCAAGTTTAGCTAAGAAATGAGTCTCTGATACATGGGCCATGTGGACAAGGAAGTGTGGCAAGCCATAGTTGTGGCAGAGAACCAAGCACTAATGCCATGAATTGCAATTATGTACCTTGCCAAATGAGCAGAAAAGGCATGTGCAAATGCATCTCCCCGCCGTTTCGCATCATCAGTCCCGCCTTCACTAGCAACCGCCTACAAACAACAGTATGCAGAAATTAGTCACATAGATATACTTTCCAAGTTTCCACATACAACTACTATAAGTCAACACATTGTTATTATAACAATTTTAATGCCAATTATTGTCTGGACTGCTAATTCGTTAACGGGGCTGTTTAGTTGTTGGGCCTACTGTATTGGTTTTAACGGGGCTTTCCCTTAATTAACTGGGATATCCTGTTTTCTTCTTAAGCTCTTGCCCCAGTTTCAGCGAAAAATGTTTAACGGTGCTTCACAAGAATGGTACAGTTCATAATGGAATCTGTGTGGGTGAACTTCCTGCTTAGGAATTGTTCTTATCCAAAGAGGCAAATAGCTAACATGACTTGGTTGTAAAGCTAGACAATAATATTTTAAATATGAAACTAATCTAAGCCTTAGCAGGTTCATCTGGCCCGTCCTCAGACTGGTCGCGGTGGTTACAATGCTGACCGCACATGACACGTTGGCTGTAGGCTGACATACTAATTGAAGGACCCAGACCCCCAGTACAAGATTGGACAAATAATAAGTGTTCAGACATACCTTCTCCACAAGATCTGGTAGATGGTCCGACAAAACAGTGAACCAGTACCTAGCATGGTACATCTCAGATATCATCAAAGGATTCAATTCCAATAATAATATTTAGAGATAAGGGGAAGGAAGAATACTTGAACTCATTATGGTCGAGATCAattgtgtttggttcataCCTGCAGTACAAATTGTATATTACAAATCACACACGATATATTATGTTGCACATGGTAACACTTTTTTCTATCACTACCAAGTAGTATGAAATATTTTAAATAAGTTGTTCATCActtcaagaaaaaatatttagattGACATCGGAAGATTCTCCAGTAATGTGGTTAAAGAGCACATACTGCCTGCTTAAGCAGGCGTGAGTACATGGGGGGAACACTCAAGTTAAATCTGCTCAGACAACTACCCTGTTTGGTTGAGGCCCAGTCCATGGAGATCACAATCTAGAAGATTTCGATATATGCTTAAGTGTCTCAGTTAATTTCTGCCCAGTTAAAAGAAAATGCTTCACGGAGTGGTTAGTTTTATGTAACTGTAAGCTCTGGAGGCAACTCCTTTTGGAGTTTTCAGGGCAATGAAAGTAGAGTTCCACTTCCATACTTACTTTTCTATAGTAATTTTACTGTACTTGGTCTTCTTTGGGTTGAGAAATTGTATCCAACTATCTAGCTACAGTCCCATTGATATTCTAAAATTTTATTAGACATGGTAGAGATGAGGGCTAAATAGTTGCAGCTTACGTCTTTGGGTCTTCCAACAACGGAAAGACATCCAATGAGGGTACAAGATGGAGAACACCAACATTTAGAGCTGCACTTGCATCAGACCGCAAAATGTCCCCCTTGGAAGTAGGCCTTTCAAAACCTCCCATGCCTGTCGTAGCAGGAGCTCCCATAGGTACAGGTGCTGTAATCTGAGTACCCTTCTGCACAAACTTCTCCATCCAAGATATCTGACGAGttccaaatttaaatttattgATCTTGCAATCCATACAGAAGAATATTTAATAACTGAAATGCCGAATAgattaaaaagaaaatgttaaCCATGAGCCAACGAGTAGAAAATTGTGATGACAAAACATGTGACTCATTCGACTCTAATAGGAGATAAGGTTGTGAGTATTTTTTAGGTGCGGACACTTGTGTGGCTTTTGGTTGGTTAGAAGTGATCCCCATTTGAACAGTGTATTTAGAGTTCCATATCAAAATTTATTGATCATGCAATTCAGAGTTCTTCCTTGTAAAAAATTCAATATCGATACAGGATGCTATACTCTACAGAATAACCAAACAAACATAACCATGAAGGTAAGATGTCCTTGCCTTCTCATTGAGATCGCCTAGAGGAGGTCCATGAATCTTCCCACCAACATATGGAGCACCCATTGGGAAACGCTCAACCAAGTGATGTGCGCTCAAGTCATCAAGACCATGCTTCTCATAACTCATAAACGCGCCAAGTGCTCCTAGAAAGCCCTCATGACGCAGAAACATAGCTTTTGCTTCTCCTTTGGACCTTTCCAAAACAATAGAGTGTGTTGGTTTCAGGAACATATTATTCGAATATAACAGGGGAAGTATTGCTTTCAAAATTAATTACATTAGAACACATCCAAAACTAAAATGCTTTCGGAATATTTACCAGAAATGTACTGCAAAAGAAATGGTGTCCATGGTGTAAGCATGACCACGAATGAAGAATCCACCAAAAAATATCCTCTTGAGTCCATATCTAAGTGCATTAAGATAGGAAATCTACAAAAGGGAAGAAAAATGAGTCCAGCAACTTCTATAACTTGCAATGTTGTATATACTATCATGACTTGATACTATCATGACTTGGTAGAAGAACCCAGTTTGTCCTTAGACCTAGTGTCGAGTATTAAACTGAACTGAATGTTGAAGCTTTCGATTATATGTActtttttatcaaaatttcTTCAATCACAAACTTGCAGATCATGAAAAATGAGATAGCACCACTTTTTATGTGCTAGCTTACAGCACGTAACACCAAATATTTGAATTCACTGAACACCATGGTAAATGACATTTGACTATTTGAATATATTGTTTAGCACCGTCATCTAACATCTTTGGCAGTGTTAGCTCCTGGActcatttgttttcaaatccACCAATAGTTACAAATAATAGTATTATCTTTTTTAATGCCACTAGATAACAAAAACAAGCTAAAATTCACTGAAATTTCAGATAAGAATGCTACTGTTCAGTATTGGACACTTGAGTTTCTGAATAAATAAGTAGAgcaaaattcatgtttatataAGCTCACAAGCTTCACTGTACGAATTAGTTGATCAAACTTTTGAAGTCAACATAAAGATTTTCAGATTTGATGCATCTCTATGAAAACTTTTTGAAGCAGAAAATAGCTGAGGTGTTCTTATCAAAACACTGTACCAATACTTGGCATTTCTTTAAGTCATAGCAAATATCAACAATATACCTGACCAATATTATATGAAATCATCCGTAACAGAGAGAGTGAAATATCCTCAGGTCTATAATCTGATAGCTCCTTGTTATCTGAAATTGTCTTCCCAAAACTAGAGGCAATTGTTGATGCTGAAAGGCCAATCTGCCATACGACATAAGCATGCAAGAATAAGTGCATTGCAAACAACAATAGGCACTTTAAGAACCATCATATCAGAATTCTGACACGGTGAACATTATCCACTAGTACCACTCGTAACTGGAAGTTTTCACAATGCATACCAATACCAAAGTTGATGTCTACAATAACTTGAAGAGGGCATCAAAATGATAGTAAAATGATTTCCATAATCAGTGCCAATAGTTACCTTGGAATAGTCTAGACCACCATATATATCTCCTACAAGCATGTCAATGGTGCTGTTGTCTCCACGTTGGCTCAACTCTAGTAACTCGTCAAAACTGAAACAAATTCAGGATTTCAAACTTCTCTGAACGAACATATAATATCCATCAACAGACAAAAATAGCACCTCTTGCACTCCGTCATTAACCTCCCCAACCCCCAGTATGTACCGCCGCCAACATTTGTTCCACTTACTCGTTGAAACTTCCCATGCCCATCAACCTTTGAAAAAGATCAATTAGCAAAGTTCCAGTGAGAGAAAAATCAACACAAAAGTTACCTTGATTATGCTGACACCAGATCCAACATTAACTAGAAGGTATGGAAACAGATCGTTCTGATCAATTTGCACGTATTCCTTTTGGCCATCCATGTGTGTAAAAGCTTCATGGCGTATAGCCTGGCAAAAGTAAAATTTATTAGCCACCACCCTATAAGATGATGTTTACCAACACTTTAGTGCCTTAATACCTTTCCAACATTCCATTATAAACACCATGTATAATATGGAACTGCATAGTAGGATACAGCCTAAACAGTGGTATTGTAATTTAGAAATAAAAACCTTAAGCAAAAAATTGGCTCCAGATACGAGACAGTCCATTTCATCTTCCTTCTCAAGACTGACTCCCAATCTCTCCTTAAAGAGGTCAGCATACTTGTATGCTCCACCACCTGTCGCCTTTCCACAAAAATCTCATAATCAGTCAAAAATGTAATCCTAATGCCACAAATCATGAACAGGAAGATTAACTTTACGATATTTGCACATAAAGTTAATCTTCCTTTTCATGATTTACTAGTACCACCATTTATACATACTATCATTCAAAATCTAGTATTGCGAGAGGAATTTTGACATGATTTACTACCATACCATCTACAGTGTTATGTGCTAGATACCTGCTTTCTAAAAAGTATTGTATGCcagaacaaatttgaaactcATTCACTAAAGCACTAGGAAGAACAGATTGCTAACAAAAATGTTCGAGCGTCCTGGTAATGAACACTAGCCAACTTTCGAGGTATGATAAACCAAATTCCTTCATTATGTTTCTCAGTTGTTACCTTGATTACAATGTTATCAGGCTGAGCTCCTGAGCGCCATGAAGGTGAATCAACTCCTGCAGCATAAAACTACCACTCAATGCTAAAAAGATGCAAGTGAAAATAGTGAAATCACAGGGCAACATAGTGATGGAACCCATTAGGCCATTATACAATCTGGGGTAAACCTCATTTATATATACATCAAATACGACATGATGCACTTTCAGATAGGAGACTCatggcaaaaaataaaataaaataatagatAGGAGACAACGAGGAATGCCAAGCAAAAACATGAAACACACAAACTTAAGCATGCCAATAGAATAGAGATATGGAAGATGCAAATATGAAAAAGGCACATCAGCAatccaaaaaggaaaaagcaGAGAACTGGTTAATAAGAAATGTGCACGAGTCACTCTGAAAACTGGTACTCAGCTTTCtactaaatccccgacacggcgacacttattatggagcggagggagtagcatgtATGGTCATGATACAGTGACTTAAACAAATATGCACGAATACTCTCATTTTGTTTACATTTCCGTGATTTACTGTGTTTTCCCAATAGAACTATCCATCATCTTAAAATAAAGTGAGTACACAGAATATCGTACACTGCACACCATACAAGATTCGATTTGTTTACAATCCAAATTCCAAAGCAGTAACTTGTATTAAAAACGAAATGATGTTAGCATCATACCACCCCGGTGTAGTTGCTTGGAAGAAATGAAGTCCAAACATTCATTCAGCTTCCCAGTCTCAAACTTGACAAAGTGGAGCCTCCCTCCAAGAACTGGGTAACTCCTCCTGGCACCCGTAAATATCTCAAGTCTTCTCTTCGTGGATATCTTGCGTTTATCCTCGGTGGGTTGATCCGCATGACGTGAGAAATATACCAACTTTATAAGAGAACCTAGAGGAGAACATACAGTTCAATGACCAGAACAGATTATAGCTCTCATCAGACTGATGAACAGAAACAAGACTCTGAACACAAATCAAAACTTAGATGCAGGTTGTTAATAACATCGATTAGCAATAGCATGAGGCGGTTTGCAGTGATCAGTACGTACTGGGCAAGAGAGTGCTCCCGAGACAGAAAACCCACATCCACCATTTGCATTTCATCTTTCATGCACTGTTATCTCTcatcttatttatttatgaaaaATGGAAAAGTATTTCTCGTGTTTCGTGCACTCCACACTCCACTCCACTCCAGTGTAACTATAAGGTACGGCGAATGCCACGCTGACGCTGCAGGCGGACGACGTCAAGCGGCCGGTTCGAACAGGAAGTTGCCGAGCCTAAGGTCAAGGAAAGAGTACGTACCGCCGATGTCGAGGGCGAGGTGGGAGATGTCGTCGGACTGGTTGGGCAGCAGGATGGTGGGGTTCCGGTCCTCCAAGGTGCCATGGATCGCGGCGCCGCTGAGGTCGAGCTGTGGCCGCGAGCCCGACCGGTGCAGCATCGTCGTGGACGCGCTGGCCGGcgccttccccttcccctccgcctcctcgtgcTTCACGacgcctcctcccccttcctcttcctccaggATAGGGGGCTCGCTGCTGTTATTGGCCGCCATTTTAGACCAGTGGGatggagggggggggggggatcaGCGGAGCCGCCACCAACCGCCCACCTGCCGGCTGCCGCTACTGCTTTGGGGAGATCGAAAATTGCCAAGAACGGAAGACAAAAACGGAATCGTAGTGGACCGCGAGGGGAATTGTGGCGAGCAACAGGTTGGGGACGGGTTTGGATCGCTCGCCTCACTACTTGCGTGGACGTACGGGTAGACTTGTGGTGCTATGCTAGATTGTGGACTCCTGCGTCGGCGGCGTGGCCGTGCCCTTTGCCGGTTAATTTGCCCTGTGAGCAGGTTAGACACAAAACACATTTACAAGTCATAAAATGAAAATTAAGCAAACGTGTAATgcagcttttcttttctactcCAAAATAAACAACGTTtacatagtactccctccgttcctaaatatttaTCGTTGCACGAAAACagcgacaaatatttagaaacggaagaAGTAACATACACACACTGCACCCGCATACTACAATACTTAtttcgatccatattaattgtctcaaatttatccaaatatggatgtatctatgcctaaaaaacgtctacatatatgtaatatttcgatgattaatatggatcggagggagtagtgtttATAGAAGACCAGAATGTTAGCCAATAAGATTAACAAACTCATTGTCACGTTGCCTGCCACTGAAAGAATCATCCATTAAAAATGAGAAGCATCAAACTTGGATTAAAGATACGAGCATCCTAACCATCCTCAATGGTTGGTTCTCAAAAACATGCAACACCATTTATGTggtaaaaatacatttacaTGATACTAtcttcgttcctaaatacgAGAATTTCAAGCTTTGtattaagtcaaacttcttcgagtctgaccaaatttatagaaaaatttaAATCACGACAAGCAATCTTTGGGCCCAGGTATTCAATGACGAAATAGCTGAGCCCAAGTCAGAGAccttttattcttttcttttttcgcgAAGCAGAGACCTTTTACAAGTTCGCGTGCACGTCAAATTGCAAGAGGAGGGCAACGGCCCACCACCAATGAACAAGCATCACTTCTCGGAGGCTCGGTTAATTGGCTTGATTCCGGTGTCAAGACACAGACTCACAGCCCAGCCCACCACAACTCTGATCCAACCCTTCTCCACTTCTGGGCTCCAAACCTTCGATTaaaagaggaaaaataaaaatccggAGTACAATCCTGAGGCGTGGATCGCGAGGACGACGCCTACGGCCTACCCGCGCCGACGATCTGGTCTCTCCTCCCATTCTTCCCGAGCCGATCTTCTGATGCTAAGAAGCTGCTTTTCCTGAATTTCCACTCAAGTCAAACTTGTTCTTCAAGTGGTTGTGATACGAGCTAGACGGATTCAAAATGATATTTGACCTTTGAGCACTCTTGAACTTTTCCTACCTATTTAAATTTGCTTTATAATCACCGCCCAGTCATCCAGGTAGGATTACATGCTTTCTAGCTGGAAGGTTAGTATTCCAGGTTGTTATTCGGTGAAGTTTTGGCTGATGGTATCCTGTGACAGAAATATCCTACCTATTTCGACTATATACTTTAGTTCAGGATTTCTAATCAGACATCTGAAAGGTGGCCACCTCCATAGCATGGGCTAGAACCTCCAGATCTGATGTTAACTTGATGCTTTAGAAAATTGCAgtagcttaattagctagctaTAAGACATTGCATTGTAATCTTGTTGGTAAGTGCACAAACACTAGTTAATAATTGCTGTCATGTGATATTCTCCATATCACTGATTGGCTAAACCATTTAGGGACCAAATCACCGGAGTAGGTAGGTAATAACCTGAGATGAAACACAGAGAGAAGATTGGAGTGAAGAGACCGTTAGATAATATGATGAAGCAACTGGTTACATGGAGACACCTGTGCTCTAAGTACAGTCCTTCATGTCAAGTGATTCCTGAAATAAGATGCCATCATTGGCTGTTAGTTAATGTCTTGCCTTTATGCAATCAGTATAGATGGGGTTGCAGGGACCAAAACGTATTTGAAACACATACTCCGTTGCTAATTAATCCCCGTATATAAGTCTTGAAGGACAGGATAGAAGTGACCTGCCACCTAGAGGAATCTCATTCTTACATTAAAGTTTCCTGCCCATTATCTTATTTACTAGAGTCATCTCCATTATCCTTTTTTCAGCACGAATATCAGGTGTTCCATGAATTCAACCGCACGACCTATTTCATGTCATGAAGTTTGGCATAGAGTATTTatgtttatatttttcattGTCATTAACCTGGTGTTGTTAGTTTCTTGTTCAAGCTTAAGTACGTATTATTCTGTGATACACTTGGGAATGGAGGACACAAAAGTTGGGTTGTCTACTTGTCTATGCAGATCACAAGCTTAAATTCAAATGGTTATAGTTCTGAATTATTTTAAAATCAATAATTTTCATCTTCATGCATTTTTGGTAGTACTATCTGTCTTCAGTAACCTCAAGTTAAATCCTTAACCAAACTGGTCTATTACTCAGTACCGACACCCTCATGAACCAACTAGCAGTGGTGAAATCAAATAGTGTGTACTAGCACAAGAAGGGCGGTTACTCCTGTGTTGGCTGCTATGACGATCAGGTTTTGTCAACTGAAAGCATGTATTAACATGGCAGCAATAAGCCTATAACATTATAATCTTTGATTACCAAGGATACATATGCAGATTACTGTCATTATATTAGCAGTACATGTCTACACAAGATTACCTGAGACATGTGGTTCTCATCTTGCGAACATATCACTACAACAAAATAGCCCTATAGAGACGCCCAATATAGATTGTAAAGATGTTTTAAATCATCTCTAGAGCATTGTAGAGCCGCTTATAAAAGCGTCCTAGGAGCGTTCTCCTCCCGCACCGTGTCAAAGATCATAGAGACGCATAAAAAGCATGTCTACTTGAAAATGGGATGTTATAAGAGCGTGTCTGCATACATAGAGACAGTTTTGTGGATTCATGTTAGATGCACTTGCACATCGTCTCTACCAATGTAAAGTCGCTTTATTTGCGTGCTaacatatatatgtttttatCATGTAAAAATgatttctttaaaaaatattGTAATTAATTAGTATTTGCTAATATGAAAGAATTGTACTCTCACAAATGATAAAATTGTATTAAAAAAGGCATTGCACATGGCATCATAGAGGAAATTAATATTATACTCATGTCGTTTACAACTGAGATGAACatcaaggtaaaaaaaaattacatacgTCAGTGGGAACATTTTTCTAGCTAATTGTAAATAGCTGGAACCTATCTAGAATCTTTGTAGTTTCTGCATCGAGAAACTGGTACATTAGCTTCCCTATCTCCCAGCTGTATATTTTGCTTCTaaccttttattttgtttcttcgaAATTCTCGCATAAAGTTTTTCtgcaaaggaaacaaaatataagATATATAAATTCTTTGGGTATAAACGGTACTAGTAAAAAAATCCTTGACAAAGGTACAACATTAAGGACAAACAATTTAGGATGCAAGTAATATGCAGATGCTGATCAGATATGTTCATTTCGACATACATTACTGCAATTAAAAATATAGAGATAATTAGGGCAATGAATATATATAAGCTTGGCTCCAAACAAATAATTGTTGCTAACCAAATACATAAGAATTGGTTATATCAAGCTATGCATCCTAAAATCTAAATTAAGGATAATTATGATAACACAAAGAACCACCTTTGATGGAGATCAATGTGAGAGACGTTGAAGATAATAAGAATAAGGACAAATGTGTTCTTCTGTTGGAAAAGTTCCCTTCCAAAATCTGTCCAGAAGTCTAAGAACGATTGGTTTTGACCTCTGAAACCTGTGAGAAAATCTGAATACAACAAGGAAAGACATTACAATAGAAAATTGGGAGAATGGGACTAAAACTTTCCATCATTATATATGTGTCTGCTCAATAAATTATGATTTGACAAAGGCAGCAAGATATGAAGTATAACTGTTAAAAGAGAATGACAATTAACCATACAAGGAATGGCCGCATATGGTTGGTCACACTAGTAATGTTCACTCTAATGCAAGATCCACATAAATGAAGATGACCCAAAAATGTTAGGTTCAACTGATTCAAAGATAGTGTGTCCCAGCCTCCTATGTGCCCCACCCCCACGCCCCCATGTAAGGATAATCTTAGAAGCATTTTATCAAGCACCTTGCAAATGTGAGTGCTCACAATCAGAAACAGTTAAGAGAGTAATCCGTAAGATTCACTTGAAACTGAATTGGAACTAGTCAATGGAGAAAGGAGAGTTCAGGAAACGATGTACAAGTGTATCTTAATATATACATAATCGACAAAATTTGTTATGCAAAATTCTCACTGCTGCACACAAAGAGAAATActatttcttttgtttacaCATCAAGCGAACAGGCCAAATTTGTTGATTTATCGGCTAATTaaagcagcaacaacaaataAGGCGCTACCTTTGAGGTATCAAATTGGCTCAACGACCGCTGATAGATCTCACGAGGGACTTCCTCAGAGTGCTGAGGCCACACCTCCTTTGGCCTCCGACGAGTCACACGTGCTCACGCTCGAAGAGGGCTTGGTCGAGCTGACGAACACTGCCCTCGCAGGGGACAGAAGGCCGCTGGCATCACAGTCGCATGCCATCGCGATTCTCCATTCTCGGTGGAGGGGACGAGACCTAGTGCCGCCATGGGAGAAGGGGAGGTGCTATGGCCTGGGGGGCGAAGAGGAGGAGTGGAAGAGGTAGCCGGAGAGAGTGGTGCCGGCCTGCCAGAGCAGCAAGCCGTGGTGGCGGTAGTTTAATCTAGGGTGAGATCGTGAGGGAGATGGGTATATTTTCCCGCTTTTGCTATACACCAGGCGCCtggttttttctttcaaaccAGGCGATGCCGTGGCCGCTCGATCCTTCTGTAAGATTAGCATTGCAGCTCTGTgtttctttttaatttttcgGTTTTTCCCCTCTGACCGACCGCGTTTTGCTTGCTCGTGGAACTCTCGAGGGAGAAAGATTGGGGAGTGGGGATGGGGAGAAGCGGCGATTCTGACCTCCTTGGTCGCCGGCGGGAATTTTCGCTCGCACCGTCCTGTCCGGTGAGCTCAGCCATCGTCTCCCTCGGTCCCTCCCTCTCTAACCATCCCTCTATAACTGAGCTCGTGTGCGTCTTTTCATTTTCCCTCACCGTGCTTTTTTTCACGTGCGAAACAGTTGAAGGAGTGTTGGTCTGGTCTCGTCGTCGGCCAGCCTTGGTCTGCCCCGTCGGTGAGCTTTTGGTTACTCTGTTGCGCCATGTACTTTTGCTGCTTGGTTTTTGTGGGGAGCCAATTTTGTGTGTGGTTGTCGTGCACCGGATGCGAAGGTAGTAAGGTGGGGAGGTGCTCTGAGGTGGCTCGTCGGCTTGCTCGTCGGCGCCTGATATTTTGCTTTGCTTCATGGCTGATACTGCTCTCACCCATAGATGTAGTTCGTGTCTGCAAGGGGTTTATCTGCTGATTTGGGGCTGATTTGATTTTGTCAGGAGAAGATAGGAACGGAAGTGCCCATCCTTGCTCGTGGTTGTGTTTTTGAGCTTGTTGAGGTGAGTTATATATCCCGCTATATCCTTGCCGGATTTTTGTGTGTTCAAATCCAGCCATGCGCCCCTTGTTGTGGTGATTTTAGTATGGTATATACTGTGTGCCCCATGGTGTGTCGAGTCTGATTTTAGC carries:
- the LOC100839438 gene encoding pantothenate kinase 2, translating into MAANNSSEPPILEEEEGGGGVVKHEEAEGKGKAPASASTTMLHRSGSRPQLDLSGAAIHGTLEDRNPTILLPNQSDDISHLALDIGGSLIKLVYFSRHADQPTEDKRKISTKRRLEIFTGARRSYPVLGGRLHFVKFETGKLNECLDFISSKQLHRGGVDSPSWRSGAQPDNIVIKATGGGAYKYADLFKERLGVSLEKEDEMDCLVSGANFLLKAIRHEAFTHMDGQKEYVQIDQNDLFPYLLVNVGSGVSIIKVDGHGKFQRVSGTNVGGGTYWGLGRLMTECKSFDELLELSQRGDNSTIDMLVGDIYGGLDYSKIGLSASTIASSFGKTISDNKELSDYRPEDISLSLLRMISYNIGQISYLNALRYGLKRIFFGGFFIRGHAYTMDTISFAVHFWSKGEAKAMFLRHEGFLGALGAFMSYEKHGLDDLSAHHLVERFPMGAPYVGGKIHGPPLGDLNEKISWMEKFVQKGTQITAPVPMGAPATTGMGGFERPTSKGDILRSDASAALNVGVLHLVPSLDVFPLLEDPKTYEPNTIDLDHNEFKYWFTVLSDHLPDLVEKAVASEGGTDDAKRRGDAFAHAFSAHLARLMEEPAAYGKFGLANLLELREECLREFQFFDAYVSIKQRENEASLAVLPDLLMELDSMNEEARLLALIEGVLAANIFDWGSKACVDLYHQGTIIEIYRMSRKKMQRPWRIDDFDMFKKRMLKKDKPYKRALISVDNSGADVVLGMLPLAREFLRHGIEVVLVANSLPALNDITANELPGIVAEAAKHCGILRKAAEAGGLIVDAMAGIQDDAKDEPVSVPLMVVENGCGSPCIDFRQVSSELAAAAKDADLLILEGMGRALHTNLNARFKCDALKLAMVKNQRLAEKLFNGNIYDCICKFEPVDNSLEDLVYSGAAAPQ